The Panthera leo isolate Ple1 chromosome C2, P.leo_Ple1_pat1.1, whole genome shotgun sequence genome window below encodes:
- the DIPK2A gene encoding divergent protein kinase domain 2A: MWRLVPPKLGRLSRSLKLAALGSLLVLMVLHSPSLLASWQRNELADRRFLQLNKCPACFGTSWCRRFLNGQVVFEAWGRLRLLDFLNVKNVYFAQYGEPREGGRRRVVLKRLGSQRELAQLDQSICKRATGRPRCDLLQAMPRTEFARLNGDVRLLTPEAVEGWSDLVHCPSQRLLDRLVRRYAETKDSGSFLLRNLKDSERMQLLLTLAFNPEPLVLQSFPSDEGWPFAKYLGACGRMVAVNYVGEELWSYFNAPWEKRVDLAWQLMEIAEQLTNNDFEFALYLLDVSFDNFAVGPRDGKVIIVDAENVLVADKRLIRQNKPENWDVWYESKFDDCDKEACLSFSKEILCARATVDHNYYAVCQNLLSRHATWRGTSGGLLHDPPSEIAKDGRLEALLDECANPKKRYGRFQAAKELREYLAQLSNNVR; this comes from the exons ATGTGGCGCCTGGTGCCCCCGAAGCTGGGCCGCCTGTCCCGCTCGCTGAAGCTGGCGGCGCTGGGCAGCCTGTTGGTGCTGATGGTGCTGCACTCGCCGTCGCTGCTCGCCTCCTGGCAGCGCAACGAGCTGGCCGACCGGCGCTTCCTGCAGCTCAATAAGTGCCCGGCGTGCTTCGGCACGAGCTGGTGCCGCCGCTTCCTCAACGGACAGGTGGTGTTCGAGGCGTGGGGCCGCTTGCGCCTGCTGGACTTCCTCAACGTGAAGAACGTCTACTTCGCGCAGTACGGCGAGCCCCGCGAGGGCGGCCGCCGCCGAGTGGTGCTCAAGCGCCTCGGCTCGCAGCGCGAGCTGGCGCAGCTCGACCAGAGCATCTGCAAACGGGCCACCGGCCGACCCCGCTGCGACCTGCTCCAGGCCATGCCCCGCACCGAGTTCGCGCGCCTCAACGGCGACGTGCGGCTGCTCACGCCGGAGGCGGTGGAGGGCTGGTCCGACCTGGTGCACTGCCCCTCGCAGCGCCTGCTCGATCGCCTGGTGCGCCGCTACGCGGAGACCAAGGACTCGGGCAGCTTCCTGCTGCGCAACCTCAAGGACTCGGAGCGTATGCAACTGCTGCTGACCCTGGCCTTCAACCCCGAGCCGCTGGTGCTACAG AGTTTTCCATCTGATGAAGGTTGGCCATTTGCAAAATATCTTGGAGCTTGTGGAAGAATGGTGGCTGTAAATTACGTTGGAGAAGAACTGTGGAGTTACTTTAATGCACCATGGGAGAAACGAGTTGACCTCGCTTGGCAATTGATGGAAATAGCTGAGCAGCTTacaaacaatgactttgaatttgCACTCTACCTCCTGGACGTCAGCTTTGACAATTTTGCAGTTGGTCCTAGAGATGGGAAGGTAATCATTGTGGATGCTGAAAATGTTTTGGTTGCCGACAAAAGGTTAATTAGACAAA ATAAACCTGAAAATTGGGATGTATGGTATGAAAGCAAATTTGATGACTGTGATAAGGAGGCTTGCTTATCATTTTCGAAAGAAATTCTTTGTGCTCGTGCAACTGTGGACCACAATTATTATGCTGTTTGTCAGAACCTCTTATCCAGACATGCCACCTGGCGTGGCACTTCTGGAGGACTCCTTCATGATCCACCAAGTGAAATTGCCAAAGATGGCCGACTAGAGGCCTTGCTGGATGAGTGTGCCAACCCAAAGAAACGCTATGGCAGATTCCAAGCTGCAAAAGAGCTGCGTGAATATCTAGCACAATTAAGTAACAATGTGAGGTAG